From Pyramidobacter piscolens W5455:
GCGCAGCCCGTATTTTCCGCATTCGCAGTCGAGCGTCGCGGAATCGACGACGGCGGGGGCCATCTGCGAAGCGACGCTGCGCCGCCAAATCATATCGTAGAGCCGGTACTGCTCCGCCGTCAAAGATTCTCTGATCGATTCGGGCGTCAGCGCAAAGTCCGTGGGGCGGATGGCCTCGTGGGCGTCCTGGGCGTTGGCGCCGGCCTGGTAAACGACGGCTTTTGCCGGAAGATATTTTTTGCCCCAGCGTCCTTCGATCACTTTTCGAGCCTGACTCAACGCTTCCGGCGCCATGCGCAGGCTGTCGGTCCTCATGTAGGTGACCAGACCGACCGTACCGTGTCCGGGAATGGCGACGCCTTCAAAGAGGCTCTGCGCGATCCCCATCGTGCGCCGCGGGGAAAAGCCCAGCCGGCTTGCGGCGATCTGCTGCATCGTGCTGGTTTTGAACGGGGCCGGCTGTTTCCGCGCGTTTTTCTTCGCCGTGAAACTTGCGACGATCAGCGGCTTCTCCTTCAGCGTCTTTTCGATATCGCGGACTTTGGCGAGCGTGTCGATCGCCAGAGTTTTGCCGTCGGAAAGCAGGCTGCGCCCGTTCTCCCTTTCGACGTGCAGCCTGTAGGCGCGCCCGTCGTCGGCCGTTGCGTCGACAAAGACATTCCAGTAATCCTGAGGCACGAAATTCTCGATTTCCTGCTCGCGCTCGCAGAGGATCGCCAGGGCGACCGACTGCACCCGTCCGGCCGAGAGCCCGCGGCGGATCTTCTTCCAGAGGAGCGGGCTCAGCGTGTAGCCCACCAGGCGGTCAAGCACGCGCCGCGCCTGCTGCGCGTCGACCCGGTCCATATCGATCGGAGCCGGTTCCTTGACGGCGTTTCTAACGGCGTCCGCCGTGATCTCATGAAAGCGGACCCGGCAGTTCTCCTTTGGATCGACGCCGAGCAGCTCGGCGACGTGCCAGGCGATCGCCTCTCCTTCGCGGTCGGGGTCGGCGGCGAGGAGTATTTTTTGGGCCGTAGCGGCGGCGGCCTGAAGCTCTTTTTTTACGGGAGCCTTCCCTTTCACTAAAATGTATTCCGGTTTGAAATCGTTCTCGATGTCGATTGCCAGGCGGCTTTTGGGCAGATCGACGATGTGGCCGACGCTGGCTTTGACGACGTAGCCGGAGCCCAAAATTTTCGTCAGCGTCTTCGCTTTCGTCGGCGACTCGACGACCACCAGCGTCTTGCCATGCCGGGCAGGCAAGGCTTTCTTCGCTTCTTCCAGCGCTTTTCCGGCGGATTGTGTCGCTTTTTTTCTTATCGATGCGGATTTTGCGGAAACGCCAGCCGTCGTTTTCTTTCCGGGAGCCGCCGCGCTTTTCGCCGCCGCGGCCGCCGTCTTTTTCTTCGAAACCGTTTTTCCGGGCGCTTTCTTTGTGCTTTTTGCTGTAGGAGCCATGACGCTCTCCTTTCGATTTTGTTTTTAACTGAACAGATGGTCCGATTCCTGTTTTTGAAACAGTGATTCCAGAGCTTCCTCCAACGCGTCGGTCTCGCCCAGGTCGTGCAACACGGCAGCAACCAATTCGGCGTCGCCGGGAAACTGACGCATCCTCGAAATCGTCACGACTTCGGTGATCAGATCCTCGAACTGCTTCTGCGTAAGCCACTTCTGAGTTCGATATCGATAGATCAAAGCCTGCGCGTCCACAGTCAGGCAAGACTGTTCTGCGGGACTCAAAACTCGCATCATGCAGGCACATCCTTTCTCCCCGATCTTAAAAATCCGAAAAAAACGAGCGATGACTGTCGGACATTTTAGCGTCCAATTTCCAATTGTCAAATTTGTGCCTTTAAATAGAAAAAAGGAGCTGAAGGCAAAAACCTCCGGCTCCTTTTCGATTGTCATGGGACGTTAAAGTTCTTGTCCCATCAGTTTTCTCATGCCGCCGAGAATCATCCGTTGCTCCACGCCCGCGACCAGCCGCCGCGTGTACGCGACCGTATCGGGATTGACGCTCATGCTGTCGATCCCTTCGTGCACCAGAAATTCGGCGAAGTCGGGATAGAGCGACGGGCCTTGCCCGCAGATCGAGCAGGTAATTCCCTGTTTGTGCGCCGCATGGATCAGCGTTTTGATCGCATTTTTCACGGAAGGGTCGCGCTCGTCGAAGTAGCCCATGTTGTTGAGGATGCCGGAATCGCGATCGACGCCCATGACCAGCTGAGTCAGATCGTTGCTGCCGATGCTGAAACCGTCGACCAGTCCGGCGAATTCTTCCGCCTGGAAAACGACGGCCGGCACCTCGGCCATGATCCAGATCTTGAAGGATTTGTTCTGGACCAGCCCTTCGGAAGCCATGATCTCCTTCACGCGAGCCACTTCCCAGGTCGTGCGCACAAAAGGAAGCATGACCCAGACGTTGATCAGGCCGAACTCGTCGCGGACTTTCTTGATGGCCTTGCACTCGAGGCGGAAACCTTCCTCATAGGCCGGCGAAATATAACGCGAGACGCCGCGCCAGCCGATCATGGGATTGTTCTCTTCCGGCTCCACTTCGCCGCCCTCGAGACCGCGGAACTCGTTGGTGCGGAAGTCGCTCATGCGCACGACCAGAGGACGGGGATAAATGGCCTGGGCGACGGTCGTGATGGCCTGGCTCATGTCGTTGATCAGCACTTCGCCGCGCCCGGTGCGCAGCAGATACATGGGGTGCACGCCGATATGAGAGAAGATGAACTCGGTGCGCATCAGGCCGATGCCGTCGAACGGCAGGCGGCTGTACTTGCCGATGATCGAAGCGTCGCCCAGGTTCATGTAAATCTTCGTGCCGGTGATCGGAGCGGCTTCCGCAGCGACCGCCGCCGACTGCTTCGCGGCAGCGCCCTCGGCGACAGGCGAATGAATATCCTGATCCGAAGAGAGGTTGACGTTGCCGCGGTAGACGACGCCGCGAGTCGCATCGACGGTGATCTCCATGCCTTCCGCAAGGACTTCGGTGCCGTTCTTGCTGCCGACGATGCAGGGGATCCCCAGTTCGCGGGAAACGATAGCCG
This genomic window contains:
- the topA gene encoding type I DNA topoisomerase — translated: MAPTAKSTKKAPGKTVSKKKTAAAAAKSAAAPGKKTTAGVSAKSASIRKKATQSAGKALEEAKKALPARHGKTLVVVESPTKAKTLTKILGSGYVVKASVGHIVDLPKSRLAIDIENDFKPEYILVKGKAPVKKELQAAAATAQKILLAADPDREGEAIAWHVAELLGVDPKENCRVRFHEITADAVRNAVKEPAPIDMDRVDAQQARRVLDRLVGYTLSPLLWKKIRRGLSAGRVQSVALAILCEREQEIENFVPQDYWNVFVDATADDGRAYRLHVERENGRSLLSDGKTLAIDTLAKVRDIEKTLKEKPLIVASFTAKKNARKQPAPFKTSTMQQIAASRLGFSPRRTMGIAQSLFEGVAIPGHGTVGLVTYMRTDSLRMAPEALSQARKVIEGRWGKKYLPAKAVVYQAGANAQDAHEAIRPTDFALTPESIRESLTAEQYRLYDMIWRRSVASQMAPAVVDSATLDCECGKYGLRAQGASVGFDGWGAVWDLDVKDAMIQKAREGELLNIRNVQSEKEQTKPPARFTESTLIKTLEDDGIGRPSTYATIVETLYDRSYVAREEGRKLKPSELGRSVNKFLLEHFDGKSTSPIVDVGFTSSMESSLDQVESGKKNWVELIGQFWKPFTDAIAEAEKAPVVPPPPPELTGETCPQCGRPLVKKQGRFGDFIGCSGFPECHYIKPVQKEIGVPCPKCGNEHGGQVVQRKSKKGRTFYGCSRYPDCDYVSWNKPAPEKCPLCGGLMEYVGRSRTPVCTKCAHKGKS